The genomic region GTTTCCGAAGAATAACATGTTCTCTCGTTGTGGATGGCGGTCCCCGCGCCGTCCCGAACCGGAGAAATGGTGGCATCGTGCTTCTTCGACGACGAAACCAACCCGATGCTAAGGTCACCTCCGTAGATACCAGCGAGAAGCCGTTCGCAGCCCAGTCATCAGGAGACTTCACTATGCCCCACCACCGAGCTCTACTCGCCGCCCTCTGCGTCACTCTGATTCTCGCCGCCGTGCCCGCCGCGGCCCAGAATCCCAGCGACACCGCCCAATACACCGTGCGCTTCAACGCCACCTGGTCCGCCTCCACCCACCCTGCCCAATTCCCGCCCCAGCCCCACTTCTCGGCCCTCATCGGCGCCACCCATCAGGCCGACCTCCGGCTGTGGGCGCCGGGGACCAACGCCAGCCACGGGATCAAGAACATGGCGGAGGAGGGGCGGACGCGGCCCCTGGCGGCGGAGGCGGAGACCGCCATCGCGGCGGGGACTGCCAACCAGGTGCTCCAGGGAGGCGGGATCTTCCCCTCGCCGGACTTCATCGATCTCAGCTTCACCATGGACCGCGACTTCCCGGCGGTGACGCTGGTCACCATGGTCGCTCCCAGCCCGGATTGGTTTGTCGGCGTCTCGGCACTGCGCCTCTTCGAAGACGGCGGTTGGGTGCAGGAGCGGGTGGTGGAGCTCTTCGCCTACGACGCCGGCACCGATAGCGGCACCACCTTCCTATCCCCCAACCTGGCCACCGTGCCGCCGGTGCCGGTGCGCCGTATCGAGAGCGGCTCCCTGGGCAACGGCGTGCCCATGGGAACCTTCACCTTCACCCGCACCGACTCCGACCCGCCGGAACCCCTGGCCCTGCGCGGCGGCCGCTTCTTCGTGGACGTCCAGTGGCAGACCCAGGACGGTACCCAAGGCTATGGCCAGGGCTCGGCGCTCTCCGGCGACTCGGGGATCTTCTGGTTCTTCGATCCCGCCAATGTCGAGATGCTGGTCAAAGTGCTCGACGGCTGCGCCGCCTTCAACCACTATTGGGTCTTCGCCGCCGGCCTGACCAACGTCGGCGTA from Acidobacteriota bacterium harbors:
- a CDS encoding spondin domain-containing protein, whose protein sequence is MPHHRALLAALCVTLILAAVPAAAQNPSDTAQYTVRFNATWSASTHPAQFPPQPHFSALIGATHQADLRLWAPGTNASHGIKNMAEEGRTRPLAAEAETAIAAGTANQVLQGGGIFPSPDFIDLSFTMDRDFPAVTLVTMVAPSPDWFVGVSALRLFEDGGWVQERVVELFAYDAGTDSGTTFLSPNLATVPPVPVRRIESGSLGNGVPMGTFTFTRTDSDPPEPLALRGGRFFVDVQWQTQDGTQGYGQGSALSGDSGIFWFFDPANVEMLVKVLDGCAAFNHYWVFAAGLTNVGVEITVTDTTTGTVKHYENPLGVPFEPIQDTRAFATCP